One segment of Proteus appendicitidis DNA contains the following:
- the aes gene encoding acetyl esterase, with protein MKTKNKINVLKLISPEMQQVMQFYADNPQPAPESNDYPSMRLAYNQDRRYWNADAPEMFSIQDISVSTSYGDVLTRLYQPTEKPPATLYYLHGGGFILGNLDTHDRIMRLLASYTGCTVIGIDYSLSPEAHYPQAIDESAQVCQFYYQHADHYGINTQYIGFAGDSAGAMLSLATVLWLRDKQIHCGKVSAALLWYGLYGLRDSTSRRLYGGEWDGLRQQDLEEYDNAYLTALGNRNAPYYCLFNNDLTQDIPPCFIASAQYDPLIDDSVTLFKTLEAHQLACEYKMYPGTLHAFLHYSRMMKVADDAIRDGAHYFVKQLAL; from the coding sequence ATGAAAACTAAAAATAAAATCAATGTACTAAAACTTATTTCGCCAGAAATGCAGCAAGTTATGCAATTTTATGCAGATAATCCGCAACCTGCACCGGAAAGTAATGACTACCCTTCTATGCGCCTTGCTTATAATCAAGACCGACGTTATTGGAATGCAGATGCACCCGAAATGTTTAGCATTCAAGATATTTCCGTTAGTACCTCTTATGGCGATGTACTCACACGCCTTTATCAACCTACAGAAAAACCCCCCGCAACACTCTATTATCTTCATGGCGGGGGCTTTATTTTAGGGAATTTAGATACCCACGATCGTATTATGCGATTACTCGCGTCTTATACAGGTTGTACGGTGATTGGTATTGATTACTCACTCTCACCTGAAGCACATTATCCACAAGCGATTGATGAATCAGCGCAAGTCTGCCAATTTTATTATCAACATGCTGACCATTACGGCATTAACACTCAATACATTGGTTTTGCGGGCGATTCTGCGGGTGCCATGTTATCGCTTGCTACTGTGCTGTGGTTACGCGACAAACAAATCCACTGTGGCAAGGTAAGTGCAGCTTTATTATGGTATGGATTATACGGTTTACGTGATTCCACCAGCCGCCGACTTTATGGTGGTGAATGGGATGGGTTGCGCCAGCAAGATCTCGAAGAATATGATAATGCCTATTTAACCGCATTAGGAAATCGTAATGCGCCTTATTATTGCTTATTTAATAACGACTTAACGCAAGATATTCCCCCTTGCTTTATCGCCAGTGCGCAATACGATCCACTTATTGATGACAGCGTGACACTATTTAAAACCTTAGAAGCCCATCAATTAGCTTGTGAATATAAAATGTATCCCGGCACATTACATGCTTTTTTACACTACTCACGTATGATGAAAGTGGCTGATGACGCCATTCGAGATGGCGCTCATTACTTTGTAAAACAGCTAGCTTTGTAA
- a CDS encoding NUDIX hydrolase translates to MNEQDFLASYNRRDFLSPLITVDAVLFTYHEEQLKVLLVKRAEHPEKGKWGLPGGFVDEVQDNCLEDTVLRKLKEKTGVIPPYIEQLCSVGNNQRDARGWSVTVCYTALIAHQVCEAHIDSVDSVIWCPINEIAQQSLAFDHHELITQARERLKQKSLYSIVPGFALPEVFTLPELQHVHEILIGKEIQKKSFRRRIEQADLLIDTGEKRAERGRPASLYRLKKASADYRFIRNLEF, encoded by the coding sequence GCTATAACCGCCGTGATTTCCTATCTCCATTGATTACGGTTGATGCGGTACTGTTTACTTATCATGAAGAGCAGTTAAAAGTATTGTTAGTGAAAAGAGCGGAGCATCCTGAAAAAGGGAAATGGGGTTTACCCGGTGGATTTGTCGATGAAGTGCAGGACAACTGCCTTGAAGATACTGTGCTAAGAAAATTAAAAGAGAAAACAGGTGTGATCCCCCCTTATATTGAGCAACTCTGTTCAGTGGGAAATAACCAGCGTGACGCAAGAGGTTGGTCGGTGACGGTTTGTTATACCGCGTTGATTGCGCATCAAGTGTGTGAAGCACATATTGATAGCGTGGATTCGGTAATATGGTGTCCTATCAATGAGATTGCACAACAAAGCTTAGCGTTTGATCACCATGAATTAATTACACAAGCGAGAGAGCGATTAAAGCAAAAATCACTTTATTCGATTGTTCCCGGATTTGCATTGCCAGAAGTCTTTACCTTGCCAGAGTTGCAACATGTTCATGAAATTTTGATTGGTAAAGAAATCCAGAAAAAATCCTTTAGACGACGCATCGAACAAGCAGATTTATTGATTGATACTGGAGAAAAACGGGCAGAGAGAGGACGCCCAGCGAGTCTGTATCGACTTAAAAAGGCGTCTGCGGATTATCGTTTTATTCGAAATCTTGAGTTTTAA